TGAAAATCCTGCAGAAGTGGTTTCTTTAATTGCAGAAAGTCCATTTCGCTATTATATTCATATTAATGATAACAACGGTCAATGGGATTGGGATTATTTTGTAGGAACGAAACACTTCTTGGATTATGTTGAATTCCTTTATTATCTTCAAGAATATAACTATAATGATTATATCACCTCTGATACCTCTCCTACCCGATGGGATATTAAAGGCACCTTTGAAGCCAATACCCGCATTACCAATAAGTTATGTAAGCTTTTAAACAACTTAAACAGAAAAGAATTTAATAAATTAATATTGGGAGAAGATTATTTAAAAACCTGGAAATTTATAGAAAAGAATATATTTTCATTATAAAAAAAGGGGGGGTTCTATGGGTAAATACCTATCTTTGAGTTAATAAAATAATAGTTAAAAAGTAGTAATAAATTATATTATCCCCAGTAACTTTCTTGCTTCTTTTGGAGTAGCTGTCTCAAACCCTAATATTTCTAATTCTCTTCGAATCTCTTTTACCAGCTCAAGATTGATTTCTGCTTCCCTATTATTACAGACCTTAGAATCTTCAAAACCAACCCTAACCATAGTTGCCCCTTGAAGACAAGCCTGTAAATGAGACAAAAAATTTCTACTTTCTCCAAACACAACGCCCCATATGCTTTCTTTGGGAAGCATAGATTTTAAAACTTCAATAAGTGAAAGGGAAAAAGACATACCCCATTTGTAATTAAAAACAAAATTATAATTATATTGTGGTTTAATTAGACCTTTTTTAATGAGGGAGTTAGAAATAATAATATTAGAAGTGTCGAATATCTCTATAGATGGTTTTATATTATTTTTTATCATTTTTTGCAACCAAAGCTGAATGTCTGGTACAGTATTTATATATACTTTATCAAGAAAATTTAAAGAACCCATGTTTAGTGAACCTAGCTCTACTTTTTCATTCTGGAGAGGTAATGATCTTTCCTGAGGTGTCAAACTGGAAAGTCCTCCGGTGGAGGCTTCAATGATTACACTGCATTTATTGGTAATTAGCTCAATTGTCTTTGAGAAATTACTTAAATCTGTAGTTAACTCACCCTTGCTATCTCGAGCATGAAGATGAACCAAAGACACACCTTCTTCTACACATGCAATAACTTGCCTGGTTATTTCTTCCGGCTCGAGAGGATTATTATAATCCTTCCCCCACCCGCCGGTTGGAGCCAAAGCTAAAATAATTTTTTTATTCATAAATTATATCTTCACTTTCCTATAGTATAAAATATTTTACTAAGAAATATTCTTGGTTACTTTTCTCGAAAATATTTTATTTGATATTCTCTTAGTAAAAATTTTAAACCATGAAATCTGACTAAATACCATCAGTAAAATGACTAAAACTAAAATTAAACATACCGGTCTTGTAAAAACAGGTAAAAAACTTCCTTTAGAAACCATGAGAGCTCTCCTTAAATTTGCATCAGCCATGGGTCCTAAAATAACTCCGATAACCAAAGGTGCAATAGGATATTCCATTTCAGTTAAGAAATAAGCTAAAATCCCTACAGGAATCATCAAATAGAGATTAAAGATCCGTAAACCTAAAGAATATGAACCTATTATACATAGTACAGCGATAATAGGCATAAAAACAGGTGGTGGAATTCTTAAAACCTTAATGACTTGTTTTACTAACAACATACCTGTTATCCACATTGCAAAGGAAGCTAATAAAAGTATGGCTGAAACTTGAAATATAAAAAGCGGATGATCAAAGGTCAGCATGGGACCAGGTTGAATCCCATGAAGCATTAATGCTCCTAAAAGCATGGCCGCAGGAGGACTGCCAGGGACACCAAGGCTCAAAAGAGGTATCATAGCTCCTCCAATACAAGCATTGTTAGCAGTTTCAGCAGATATTACTCCCGAGACCTCACCTTTTCCAAACCTCTCAGGATGTTTAGAAGAATTTTTAGCAGCCCCATAAGAT
The nucleotide sequence above comes from Candidatus Atribacteria bacterium. Encoded proteins:
- a CDS encoding 3-keto-5-aminohexanoate cleavage protein gives rise to the protein MNKKIILALAPTGGWGKDYNNPLEPEEITRQVIACVEEGVSLVHLHARDSKGELTTDLSNFSKTIELITNKCSVIIEASTGGLSSLTPQERSLPLQNEKVELGSLNMGSLNFLDKVYINTVPDIQLWLQKMIKNNIKPSIEIFDTSNIIISNSLIKKGLIKPQYNYNFVFNYKWGMSFSLSLIEVLKSMLPKESIWGVVFGESRNFLSHLQACLQGATMVRVGFEDSKVCNNREAEINLELVKEIRRELEILGFETATPKEARKLLGII